One window of Serinus canaria isolate serCan28SL12 chromosome 3, serCan2020, whole genome shotgun sequence genomic DNA carries:
- the SSTR4 gene encoding LOW QUALITY PROTEIN: somatostatin receptor type 4 (The sequence of the model RefSeq protein was modified relative to this genomic sequence to represent the inferred CDS: deleted 1 base in 1 codon; substituted 1 base at 1 genomic stop codon), which translates to MRCQGNHSFSISCLSPEPRGDAGRGRGPDLPGHLIQVKXDFPLATDPTGASSHSGFFPPAGRSEAPSVPGILKGRPNCHCSPVHGSPPAMSTDGEQLLAAGIPLWSISSWAGSEPPPNSSTAAAAAGDASRPPGAPERGGSAAEIAGMVVLQCIYGLVCLLGLLGNALVIFVILRYAKMKTATNIYLLNLAIADELFMLSVPFVATAAALRRWPFGRALCRTVLGVDGLNMFSSVFCLTVLSLDRYIAVVHPLRAASYRRPRVAKLVNGGVWLLALLVASPIPVFAGTAVTRDGRAVACDLLWPSPAWAAAFVVYSSALGFVLPVVAMALCYLLLAGKMRVVAQGVGWQQRRRSEGKLTRLVVTVVAMFVVCWLPFYVVQLLELLLPGRLDASAHNASLLLSYSNSCANPILYGLLSENFRNSFHGVLRRCRDAGLCCCRAADGDGGDSEDEEEPLDYCAAPRGDAKGCVCPPLPCPQDPLRPQPCCAPGALLPKTTPF; encoded by the exons ATGCGTTGCCAAGGCAACCattccttctccatctcctgcctctccccgGAGCCACGGGGGGATGCG GGGCGAGGGCGGG GTCCGGATCTTCCCGGTCATCTGATCCAGGTCAAGTAGGACTTTCCGTTGGCGACAGATCCCACCGGAGCATCTTCCCACAGCGGCTTCTTCCCCCCGGCAGGAAGAAGTGAAGCTCCTTCAGTCCCTGGAATACTGAAAG GTCGACCCAACTGCCACTGCTCTCCCGTCCATGGATCACCTCCCGCCATGAGCACGGACGGcgagcagctcctggcagccgGAATTCCCCTCTGGAGCATCTCCAGCTGGGCCGGCTCCGAGCCGCCCCCCAACAGCAgcacggcggcggcggcggcgggagaTGCCAGCCGGCCCCCGGGAGCCCcggagcggggcgggagcgcggcggAGATCGCGGGCATGGTGGTGCTGCAGTGCATCTACGGCCTGGtgtgcctgctggggctgctgggcaaCGCGCTGGTCATCTTCGTCATCCTGCGCTACGCCAAGATGAAGACGGCCACCAACATCTACCTGCTCAACCTGGCCATCGCCGACGAGCTCTTCATGCTCAGCGTGCCCTTCGTGGCCAcggcggcggcgctgcggcGCTGGCCCTTCGGCCGCGCCCTCTGCCGGACCGTGCTGGGCGTGGACGGCCTCAACATGTTCAGCAGCGTCTTCTGCCTCACCGTGCTCAGCCTGGACCGCTACATCGCCGTGGTGCACCCGCTGCGCGCCGCCTCCTACCGCCGCCCGCGCGTCGCCAAGCTGGTCAACGGCGGCGTGTGGCTGCTGGCGCTGCTGGTGGCCTCGCCCATCCCGGTGTTCGCCGGCACGGCGGTCACCCGCGACGGCCGCGCCGTGGCCTGCGACCTGCTGTGGCCCAGCCCGGCGTGGGCGGCCGCCTTCGTGGTGTACAGCAGCGCGCTGGGCTTCGTGCTGCCCGTGGTGGCCATGGCGCTGTGCTACCTGCTGCTGGCCGGCAAGATGCGCGTGGTGGCGCAGGGCGTGGGCTGGCAGCAGCGGCGGCGCTCCGAGGGCAAGCTGACGCGGCTGGTGGTCACCGTGGTGGCCATGTTCGTGGTGTGCTGGCTGCCCTTCTACgtggtgcagctgctggagctgctgctgcccggcCGCCTGGACGCCAGCGCGCACAACGCTTCGCTGCTGCTCAGCTACTCCAACAGCTGCGCCAACCCCATCCTCTATGGATTGCTCTCCGAGAATTTCCGCAACTCCTTCCACGGCGTGCTGCGCCGCTGCCGCGACGCCGGCCTGTGCTGCTGCCGCGCCGCCGACGGGGACGGAGGGGACAGCGAGGACGAGGAGGAGCCGCTGGATTACTGCGCCGCGCCCCGCGGGGACGCCAAGGGCTGCGTGTgtccccccctgccctgcccgcagGACCCCCTGcgcccccagccctgctgcgCGCCCGGGGCCCTcctccccaaaaccacccccTTCTAG